The following DNA comes from Kryptolebias marmoratus isolate JLee-2015 linkage group LG23, ASM164957v2, whole genome shotgun sequence.
GTTTGGAGGCTGTATTAATActtaatttcttttgttttcacaaatcTAGCTTTCTTTCAATGCCACCAGCAATAAACTCGTGTTTCGTCCAAACGTATTTCCCTTtataataaatgtgtgtggTAACTATGTGAAATGTATCCAATCCACTCCCACATGCATCTCTTAAGAATAACAGTAATAAACAGatactgactttattttaattaattaaacatttacaaaaaagaagTTAAGATGGAGTCACTTTTGTTTATGTCTGTATTTGGATACCTACACACAAAAGGATTCCTGGAAAACAAACTCCAACACCTAAATTATTGACTGATCTAATAATGAATCtgtattaaagtttttatcacACATGTGATGAAAACACTGAACCCTAATCTTGCAGGTCAGTCGGCTCCAGCAGCTGGACTCATCACAGCTCGTGTTTTCTCGATGACATTCAGGGCGATGGTCTTCACTCCAGTTAAAGCCTCTTTGCAGGCTCGGTCAATCTGGGACTCTGGCAACAGGAAGCCGTAGCGGCCGCGGTCCTGGAGCTCAAATGTGAAGGAGTATTTGATGCCGAGGTTGTAGGCCCAGTCGTCAGAACCGCCAGGAGCCAGGTCTGGagagaattaaataaataaaataaacaggttaTGACCATTTGTGTCTGAATCAAGTCAAACTTATTCAGCTTTTGAAGTAAACCATTTTTTCTTACACAATGCCTTTCCTCCTGAACCATATGCATAATGGTTTAGATAATATTTTCGGATGTTGTCAGCAGCTCCTTTGGCCATCTCAAgcttaacaagaaaaaagaaaaaaaaaagaatgaaggaGCCTTTCAAGTCATCATAAATAAACCGATCATATCTTGACCAGAGTACCAAATCACTGAGATTCTCAGGTTCATCCGTGATGTAGGAAAATGGAAAGAGCAGCTTCTGAGAGTAGGAGTGGATGGTGATGTAGAGCTGAATCGAGTCTTTGTGGCTGCGCAGGAAGTCGGCCACAGCCTGGGTCTCAGGTTCGGACTCGGGGAACGAACCGCAGAAGATCTCAGAGCAGGGATCGTGAGAGGCTCCCTGTGCTGAGCAGAGCGGAAACAATTCACCTGATAAATAACACCGTCTCCAATATGTTCATCTTCTTTTATAAggaattaacaaaacaaaggaaattcTTTTTCTTGAGtttgacatttaatttttatcttaaggtattaaataaaaaaaataaaaaaaacttactgcCCCAGCTTGCATCAAAATTTCTGTTCAAGTCGACTCCGACGCAGTTAGTGCCCCTTCTGAGGGAACGGTTCTTCCTCCACAACCTGTTCTGAAGCtagataataattattaatattattattaatctaGTTGAAATTACTTAATCTGAAACTCCAGGGAGGGATTACTGCATGAACCTTTTAGATCTGGGAGGCAGTAAGTCACACATGGaggacaaaaagacacaaaatgacttttaaaggATAGATAAAGGAGAGCAAATCATGAAACGACTATTAAGGGGAAAAATAAtccatggaaataaaaaagtgactATAAAGAGGGGCAGAAAGGTACATACAACTAGTGTACAAGAAAAATTAGCTAtaatgaaagacaaaacaaataaaatgaccacaaataatttttaaaaaactacatatgaaaaaataaaacaaaatgactgaaagtgCCAAACATACTACCACaaggagacacaaaaacaacaaaaaagtgcaaaattacaagaagggaaaaacaacaaaagcacatAAATGTTAGATGCAGGAGTGATGAGAtgcaaaaaacagatttactacagaaatacaaaacagacGTGCGATATAGCAAAACAGAGACATACAACTACAACAAAATGtctaaagagaggaaaaaaacaactttaaaagtaacaaaaactacaacaaaagtAACTGCAAAGACACAACtactttaaaaaaggagaaaaacaacaacaaagaaacagaaatacacacTGGAAAGATAAAAAAGTGGCTACtaatgcataaaaatgaaacaaaaattaaaacataaagacaaaagcaCTTTGAAAGGAGTTCATACAATCTGTTCATGTAAAACTTTTCTCCTTTACAAGTTCTTACTTTCGTCCAGGTGTGTTTGTATCCGTCAGGGTTCAAGACAGGTAAGACATAAATATCCATGCTGTCCAGAATGTCAGTAATTTCCCGGTTTTGGTTGTAAAATGACAACGCCTGCCGAGGGGAAACgctttgattttagttttgaagGCGGCAGAACAAACTCAAAGACATTTCCAGACCCATTTTAGGGGAAATGCACTCACGTGATGCACGAACGACAAGCAGAATGCAGGGGAGATCCACTCCCTGGCGTGGATCCCGCAGTCGATCCACATGGCCTTTTTGTTCGGCCTGTTATTCAGAGACAGctggagggggagaaaaagtgGTCATAATCATCAATAATCATCTTTATCATTGCAAGATTTGACAGGTGTTAAAATTTACCTTTAGAGCGTAGAGGGGTCGCTTCTCGTATGAGGAGCCGACAAGGATGGCTTTAACTGTGGAGCTGTAGTCATGTGTGGTCCTATTTATCCAACTGTAGATCTGCAACAGAGACGACAGGTTCGAGCTATAACTTCACTTCAATTCGAACAACAATTAGGGATTAAATCAAGTTACGATTAATTGTGGCTTTAACAGTTTCTAAGAAGTTCAAATAATACAACTTATCGCGttcccaaacacaaaaaaaagaggcttaAATCTCACCACTTCCAGAGGGTGATATTTCTGGTAGAAAGTTGAGCCACTTCTTGGGTCAGTGGAGTCATTCCTCATCTGCATTTCGATCAGCTCATCAGCGTTAGCCAGCAGGACCCTGACAATAAGAGCAAACACGCAGGTGCAGATTGTTCATCTCTAGTGGCTCCTACGGGGGTTCGCGCTCTCGGACATGTAACGTACTCGTGTGTCATGCCGTGTTTCTGAAGCAGATCCATGACCGCCTCAGAGCTGTTTGCAGGAACGTAAAGGTGGACCGGAGTCTCGGCCTCGATGTGATCAGATGAAACAGGCTGCCATAAATTTGTCTGAGGGAAAATGTGAAGTGTTAGGAGTCAATGAAAGGCAAATACATACACGTAAATGCTggtatattaaaacaaaagaaatctacCTCATATTGAGTGGACACATTCTTCAATACCTCCACTTCTTCTTGAGTGTTGGGGGTGATTGATAAAACCTGGTCACTGATAGAAATGTGTTCAAATTACAGTTCATACTGTAAATTATGGcgtcaaacagctgaaatgcaCTCGATCTAAAGGAAGTGTATGCCACAGTACGGTTTCATGTGTTTACATAAGGGTGCCTCTCTTCACTCTGTGGAAACTTTCCCCACAAACctgttcaaaaaacaaaaaacaaaaaacaaaacattactcCTATGGGTTAACATCTACAAAGACAATTTACCGTGTTTCTGCACAGTGTCCCGTCTTCAAAAACAGCTCCAAATtcataaaagcaaacagaatgaAAAGAGTCGTCATGATGTCAGGGTCCGGACTGAAAACTACAAATGTTTGTTCTGTTAGGGTAGGGACACGTTATTGATTGAAACTGTGTTtattctgaactttttttttttggggggggggggtgagtaGGGTATAGCAAAAACAGAGcagtttaattcattttagagacatcttttttttttgttttgcaaatatctaaaataatttAGGCCCTTTACAATGAGCTTTTCCCCCTCTGTGAGAATAAAATGTGGATGCAGTACCTCCTCCTTGCCGGCAGGGGGCGAAGGTGAAAACTGATCAGAGCGGATCGACGcgtttttgttgttaaagatGTCGGCCCACGATCAActggttctgtgtttgtgtgaaataaCGAGGTAAGATGCATTTAAATGAGGACCAAATGTTATTTCTCGCTTTTAATACCAAAATTAGTCTTTTTCTCGTCCCTTTTGGGCTAATGTTAGCaacatttaactaaagaaaaatagagaaatgctgatgtttttcaTATTAGTTTCCCGAGTATGAGCCAATTCACCTGTTGTATTCTGtgggataaatacaacaaaggCTTTCTGATTGTTGTAGtaatattttcatataaaacacAGCGATTTAGATGTCGAATCCCatccagttttctgtttaatcaATGTTCACTCCTGAacatttctgttagtttttcagggaaggttgtaaatctgaaactgaaacaacttCCAGCCCTCCACTTTTTAACTTCTAGGTCATGTCCAAGTTAGTTATTTAAACAAGACCCAACAACCAACATTTAGCTGCAGCAAATtactgttcttttttgtttatgagaGCACTAATAGGATGTCTTTGCCTGGAGTTATTCTTAggaaaatactaatttatttatttccatttatggGGATTTATCAACTTAAATTTGAACCATGGAAAACATGGCTGTAGTTTCAAATAGTTGTTGAGCTCTAGTTTCTGTTAAGTATCCTATCCGCTGACCAGTGTGCTAGCGTGTCCCTGGCTGGAAAAAGatagaataaaataatgtgtATTCTCTCTAAACTTTTGTCACATGGAAGTGAATATGTCTCTCTTTGTTTCAGGTTGCTGTGGAAGTTGCTGCTCCCGCTGGTGTTTCTTTGCGTGCTGCTCGTTGcggtcctggtcctgctggTGTTGGCAGTTCGCTTCTGGCTGCAGAGTAGCAGGAACGCTCGGCGGGCGAGGGAAGGCCGCCCCACCGTGGCGTTTTTCCACCCTTACTGCAATGCCGGTGGCGGGGGAGAGAGGGTGCTCTGGTGCGCCATCAGGACGTTACAAAACAGGTGGAGTTGACTTTCGTAGAAGTTGGTTTTTGTCTTTGACGAAGTAAGCTTACCTTCCCACATGACTAATCCACTTGCAGGTACGCGGACATCAACTTCGTGGTGTACACAGGAGACCTGGGTGTGACGGGGCAGCAGATTCTGGATGGAGCCAGACGTCGTTTTAACATCGTCCTGCCCCGGCCGGTTCAGTTTGTCTTCCTGCGGCACCGGGTGCTCGTGGAGGCCAGCCTGTTTCCTCACTTCACCCTGCTGGGTCAGAGCGTGGGATCCATTTTCCTGGGGTGGGAGGCGCTGACCGAGTTCGTCCCGGATCTTTACATCGACTCCATGGGTTACGCCTTCACTCTCCCCCTGTTTCGCTACCTGGGAGGCTGCAGCGTGGGGAGCTACGTTCACTACCCCACCATCAGCACTGACATGCTGTCTGTGGTGAGGGAGAGGAACCCCAGGTAATCTCTTCCTGCTGTAGAGAAACAGTGTAAGGTATATATTAACTGTTATTGTTATAGCCAAGGGAAATGGAGTATCAGAGTGAAAATCTAATACACAAGAATCTATCATCTATTTGGTTTAACTTTAGGAGTCTATGAATTGAGggatgtgaaaaaaatgcacagaagttgagttttaaacaaacagggagacaaaatgtaattttgataCTATGACCAAATAAGGACGAATATAGGAGAGATTTCAGTTTGCATAAATAACTTGCTATCAGAGATGAATTGTAGGTGAATATTATAGTTCAAAGATGGAAAGATGAAGAAAGATAATCAGGCTTGCATCAGAGCAAAACAACAGCGAGCAGACATGCATTTATCACTCAGTGTTTGCCATGAAGTAGTGTTCCTACTTTGAGATGCAGAGTTGAAGCGAGCTTCGAAGCAGTGGTTCAAGGAAAATGCAGCCTCGACTTTGAGCTCGTATCGGAGCGTCGGTGTCAGACGGCCATCAACGCGCACACGGGTGGTGACTGCTGGCAGCCCAACTCTGCTCAGACTGAGTTAAAACTTCAGGATGGATGGGATGCAGGACCAGCCTTCTTTTATGTTAAACTACTACAACgggtttttttaatcacaataaaATTAACACTATCTATTTCTTGTAAAACTGTTCTAAATCTGACTTTAatgttataaaaactaaaaacaaggtGGCACAAAAGTTAAAGCCAAATTGGCAAACTAAACGGACTTAACGGTCTTAATAACCCCAAGTTAATGTCTCAGGTTCAACAACCAGGACTTCATCACAAACAGTCTGTTCCTGAGCGCCTTCAAGCTGGTCTACTACTGCCTGTTCGCCCTGCTCTACGGCATGGCCGGCTCCTGCAGCGACATCATCATGGTCAACTCCTCCTGGACTCTGGAGCACATTCTGTCCCTGTGGCGCTCCCCCAACCGCACCAGCGTGGTCTACCCGCCCTGCGATGTCGGCGCCTTCCTGGACATCCCGCTGGAGGAAGACGGAGACAGGAAGTGTCACTCCATCGTTTCTGTCGGGCAGTTCAGACCGGAGAAGGACCACCGACTGCAGATCAGAGCCTTTAAGAAGGCGCTGGGCAGAAGACAGGGGCTGAGGCTTGTTCTGATTGGTGGATGCCGGAACCAGGAGGACGAGGACAGGGTGCTCATGCTGAGGGGGCTTTGTCAGGAGCTGGGTGTGGCCGATAAGGTGGAGttcaaactaaatgtttcttttgagGAGCTGAAGAGAGAGATGAGCGAAGCCACTATTGGACTACACACCATGTGGAATGAACACTTTGGAATAGGTAATTAATCAAACTCCTAGGCtgcattaaaactaaaaaggttaaaagtaaTTCCTCACTGTTGTTCCCCCCCCCCAGGCGTTGTTGAGTGTATGGCAGCAGGGAAGGTCATCCTCGCCCACAAGTCCGGAGGTCCAAAGCTGGACATCGTTGTACCTTTTGAGGGGGGTCAAACCGGCTTCCTCGCAGATAACGAAGACGGTTACGCCGACGCCATCGATCAGATCCTGGCTCTGCCGCCCACCGACCGCTCGCAGATCAGACGCAACGCCCGCCAGTCTGCGGCGCGCTTCTCCGACCAGGAGTTCGAAGCCTGCTTCTTGGCTGCCATGGAGCCTCTGATGGGAACTCTGGAACGATGATCTTTTCTTTCGTGCACACTTTAATCACAAACATGGTGAACTCGCTGAACTAAGCGTCTGTAATTTGTCACAATAATAATTAAGATATGTAAATACAAATTCAGTTATCATTCTATGTTtagagtttgtatttttgtagaaCATTTCTTTGCCAGTAGCTTTTGTTCAAGTTGGAGCATTCAGAGGGGAACAAATGAGCCACACTCTGTGAGCTGAATAATACTGAAAAAAGGGGAGTAAGGTGGCTAAATAAAAgcgctttttttgtttacaaaaatcaacatttcCTAAGCCCATTATGTGAAGTATTTTTGATTGTAAAACTGATCAGTGCTTGAAAATAAAGTGGGTTAAAGTTACTGCCAAAAACTCCAGctacaaataacacatttttgatttagagaaaaaaaactactttctaTCATCAGATTAAAACTTAAGAAAGGGTAACTTTAGCTGATATGCATTTTGAAATTTCTGTCATAAATTAcaagtaatttttaaaacttttcctcatttgctttttgtgtaggccacatcagcctttttgtAATAGCTTCTGAGGATCTAAAAGGGTATAAATACTCATCTCTAGTCATATAATCTGCACTTTTTATTAACACATCCACTGACTGAGCTCTATactgtctttttcttctctgcttaTAATCAGTTCTGTCCAACTTTTATTCTTCCTTCATCCAAGAATCTTCAATGACACCAACATACACTGCAGTATTAGGTGCATATAAGTAAATTAACCCAAACTTCTGATAGTCCTTGCTCCAGTGGCAGCTGGTTGTAGACAGATGGAGAGTCTTCAGTGGTGACCGGACGTTGAGAACCCAGCTCAGTTTGACTGCATCCAAGCCCTGTCCAGAAAATGTCATGAACATCCATCTTGGCTGATTTGATTACAAGTGCACAGCTCTGATTGggactattttttttccctttgcgATCTGATGCCAGTTAAACTTGCAACACAGTGGCTTGTCAGTGCACATTAATTAGTGTCGTCAGAGCAAAAACTGACAATTTTAAACTCCATTGCAGTAAAAACGACTGACAGCCGTGAACCGTTTCCTGCACAGCTTTTACTGCGAACGTAACTTGAGCTGTGTGCGTAATTCGGTGAATAAAACGTGACTTAATGCTGCTCAAACGGTTGTTCTGTGTTTGACACAGCTCACAGCgaccacagtgggtccaaaCGGCtccaaaacaatcagaacaaactttaaagaGAAACCAACCATACAGCGTTCAGTTAATTCCTTCTGGTTtataaaatcctgacaaaatgggccctttttttttttaagaaggcGATCACTCAGGACAGAGGTCTTAGGTGCAAGTCAGAAATCAAACCTAAATTTAAACCATTTCCACGTTTTATGTCTCTAAAACTAAGAATACACTAAAGGATTTAGGACCTTTAGCATTCTAGGTTCAATAAATGCCTATAATGTTAGTCTGAATCACAGCTAAATGCTATTTACTTTACATCATTACATTTACTTTGTGTAGTTCAGAATCCAACCACTAGATGGAGCAGTACACCTAATTACAGCAATATCATTTTTCAGCTTAAATTCATCGAAATCTGCATAAAATcgttgaaaacaaataaaggacaGACAAGTTGAAATCTAGTTTGAACATTTATATTGTGGTTTTCAGTTTATATGcaagaggaaacatttactCAGCCtccttaatattttttttgtctttactttaCTTTGCCCTCCCCACACGTCGACATCAGCACATCGATAACTTACATCCCCACACTTTAGCGAACCTCCTGTCAAGAGAAGATATCCGAATTAGGCCTCTGTAGCCGAGCTGGACAGATGAACGGCGTGTTTACCGAGCCTTTTTGTGGATCAGCAAGTTCGCGATGAGCTCAGAGGAGCAGTTGATATGCTGTGAAATCTTAATGATATGTCATCCGGGCGCACGAAGATCTGTCAGGAAAAGGATTGCTTGAAGGACAGCACGAGCACCTTAAAAACCAAAAGCGTTGCTGCAAGAAATGGAAACCCCTTCGTAATTGACTTTATAGACCCAAAGTTCAGTCCTTTTGTACTAAAGGCTGAAGCAGCAATGGCACCATGAAGAAACAAGACACAGAGTTGAAAGCACTTTCAGTCAAATGCGAGTCCGATGGCGTGGTATTAAATACGTGATTTAATGCTCTGTACATTAAACAGGCGAACTCCGCCTCCCTCAACAGGGTCACCTCATCTTGTAAGATGAgatttcagttctgcttttagGATGATgcgtttggggggggggggaaggcaGCAGAGGCCAAATGAAACGGAGCTGCAGCTGTACAGATGCAAACGGAAGGATAAGGTCCAAAATCAAGCCAACACACAGGGAACTTACACACAGTCCACAAAGATACACCACACCATAGGCCTCCCGTTCTGTTTAAGACAAGTCCTTTACAAGATTTGCCCCCCACCCCTCACTTGCACTTTCCATATTCCTTTAAAGCCTTTGGAAGATATCTCCTTTCTGCTTTGACCTCTGTGCAAGATTTTGGGAATAAGGCTTCCTTCTGATTTGCATTTTCCAAGTTGTGAAACAGTCTAGAAATTCTtgagcttatttttttttttttcgcagaAACTATCAGTACTGCTGAATTGCCTTTGTAATGTTTTGAACAATGCCTCACACATACATTCCACTGTGCCCTAACGTTCTGATCCAAACCAGACTTTGTTGACCAGCTATTAagacatttatatatataaaaaaactcatttcatttaaattattttatataaaagcaAACCAATCATCGTAACGCAAAGGCCTTTTCCTAACTTTAACTACTTCACCACCGTACGTTCAAACATACATGCACGCACTCAATGCATGCATGCATATTCAGTCGgtttctgtctctcacacaTGCACGCACGCCGGAACAGCTTTGTGGTTTACAGCCTGAAGTCACGTGATCCATGCAGTATAAAAGCAGGGGAAAAAATCCTGATGTGGGTTTTGTCTCTGGGTCGCAGCGAAGATGCAAGTTTGGCTCAGACCTGAATCCAGTACGTTTGCGCAACTCCTTTCAGCGTCAATTTCAATTTAAAGGGGGGGTTTACCATAAGGGACAATCCAAAACTGTGCCAGAGAGCTTTGAAagtcacagaaaagaaaattgacCGCTTTGTGACTTTACCTGCTACAGTCCCAACCATTCCAGGATTGTAAACCTCACAGACCTACGATGtcttaagtgtttgtttttttaaatgcacgGTTTAACCATGTTCTAGTTTGGCTTTTCATATATACACTGTGATCCCCAGAGAGTACAAGTAGTACAGGAAGTCAAACTCCTCCAGCTAATGCATGTTAACATCAGTACATCTCTTCATAAAGTCCCGAACTCAGAGTTCAACACTCTCCTGTAAGTTTAGTTGCATCCCCTCGCTTGGGAGGTGCAGGTGGGGGCCCTCTTCGTAACGTTGCATAGCCTGAGATGTTTCCGGACATGTAGCCACCATTTCCTCCGTTGCTCTGCTTCCCCTGGTCCAGGAGCAGCTCGGGGGGCGGCGGAGGCAGAGCCATGTCATCCATCGTCCCTGCAGGGTCCAACTTGCTTGAGAGGCCTGCAGAGTTGACCGAACCCTGGCGACCGACCGACTTTCGCTTTAGCGTCTGGCTGAGATCCGCCAGGAAATTAGGCTGACCTGAGCTGCATTTTGGAGAGGTTTGAGAAGGTGGCGAGATTGGAGGAGGTGGTTCTGGGGTGGCGTTGCTGCGCCGCCCAAGGGTGGGCGGAGGAGTCTTTTTTAGAGAGTTCTTTCCCCATATTGAGTTGCTGACAAGCGAGATGggcggtggaggaggaggagcttgaGGTTGGGGGTTCACCACGGCTACCCGAGGAGCTCCTCCGCTGTTGGAGTCGTTACCTGGCGGCGGTGGAGGGGGGAAGAGCTCGGAGGCTGGGGGAGGAGGTGGAAAACAGGCGCAGTCAGGCGGTGGAGAGGGGAAGTCGCTGCCGGACTGCTTCGCCTGGCTCACCTTGGCCTGTAAGGCCAAAGGTAGGTTAGCCAGGTTGAGTTTGCCTGGTTTAGGGGGAGCAGGAGGTCCATTTGAAGAGTCCTTCGAAGGAGATCCGTTGGAGGAGTAGGTGGAACATGAGGAGGAAGCAGCAGTGTTGTTCTGAGGAGCAAATTTGCTGAGCAAGTTCCTCCTGGATTCCTCGTAGGAAGAGGAGGAGTTGGATTTGATGCTGGAGTTCCTCTGCGGCGTGGGAGGAGGCTTCTTGACACCCAAAGTGGAAGAGCCAGAAGGCGATCTCCTCAAGGGGGAGCCCAGATTTCCAGGAGGAAGCGGAGGGGGTGGTGGTGTTGGGCCTGAGACAGGTGCTGggggaggcggcggcggcggaggaggaggcggtGCAGGAAAGCTGTTGCTGCtgtctgctggaggaggaggaggaggaaactcTGGAGACTGAAGCTGCTGGGTACCCACAGGCTGCCATTTTGGTTTGGTCTTTACTGCAGGAGGGGAGAGGGGGGCCTTGGGGCTCTCGGTGTGATTGGCTGCTTGAGAAGCTCCTGGAAACTGACTTGCAAGTTGCTTCACTAAAGACATGGCGGGAGCTGCTCCTGTGGGAATGCTTGCCGTTTTAGTCACGCTGTTCAGTTTGGGCAGCGTAGGGGGAGGATGGCTGAACTGCTTCTTTACGGGTCCGAGTGCAGGGAGaggcggcggaggaggaggcggaggaggaggcggaggaggcggcggcggtAGAGCCGGGGTTGGCACGCTCATGGCAGCAGGAGGCGGAGCGGGAGGGAACGGAGAAACCGGAGACATGGGCTTGGGAGCAGTCTGAGGGACAAACCCGGGGGTGAAGGTTTTGGGTGGCGCAGGTGGGGGACCAGGAGGAGGCGGGAACTGAGCGGGTACTGGGAACNNNNNNNNNNNNNNNNNNNNNNNNNNNNNNNNNNNNNNNNNNNNNNNNNNNNNNNNNNNNNNNNNNNNNNNNNNNNNNNNNNNNNNNNNNNNNNNNNNNNGGCGGCGGTGGAGGAGGGGGTGGCGGAGCAGGAGCAGGCGGCGGGGAATCCTCAAAATCTCCATTCGGAGATAGCAGTTCTCGCGGTGGGCTCGGAAACCGCTCCTTCAGAGCCCGCTTCAGCCCGTTGGCGTAGATCGTTTTGCTCACTGGAGTTGGTGTGCACAGCGGGGGAGAGGGAGGCggcgaaggaggaggaggaaacgaCGCACCGTTCGTctgtggagcaggtggaggagcgGGAATGAAGGGGGGTGGGGCTACTGGGCTGGGGGGGCCTAACCTCAACATGGCCATGGCAGACCCGGGGACTGGCATGgatggtggaggaggaggagggggtggaggcGGGACATTAGTTCTTGCAGCGATGTCATTGACATTGGGCTTGATGACCTCTGCTGCAGGTGGTGTCGGTGCCGGGGGGAGGACTTGGCGAGCTATTGCGTGGAGGTGACCGGGTAACTTCTGATTAAGGGAAGGTTTCTGGTTCTGCAGCCTGGTGATGGTGCTGTACTTGTACATGGTGAGAGGCAGGGTGTGGTGGGACACCATCTGAACTGgggggggaggaggtggaggaggaggaggagggggcggcggaggaggaggtggagcaggGGCGAGCTGCTGCTGCGGGGGCATGAAGTTGTAGCTGTCGTTGGTCTGAGGCGGCGGAGACTGAGGTGGCTGAACGGGACTCTGCGGTGGCGGAGGAAACGACGGCTGCGGGGTCTGTTGAGGAGACAGAGGCAGGGGAGGCTGGTGCTGTGGTGGAGATGGTGTCTGGGGTTGCACCGAGGAGGGCTGGGGCTGTTGCTGGGGCTGTTGCTGGGGCTGTTGCTGGGGCTGCGGAGGCGGCGTGAGGATCGGGTGGTCCACCGAATGCTGGCTGTGGTGTCTGTGGCTGTGAGAAGAGTGTGTCGACCCACGGGATGCCTCCATTCtcatctgcagagaaaagagTCTCAGTTACACGATTCACAGAATTTTCAATCAAACCTGGTGCCGATGACGGAAAGCCATACTTTTGAGTTCTCCTCCATCTGGGTACCCCTCTTCCAGGCTTCAGAGAAAATGGAGCTCACCACACTCTGAGACCGGCCGTGAGAGGAGCCGGTGTCCACCCCGCTGTCTGAATGACCCGAATGATTGGACTGGGACTCTGAcaagacacacagacaaacagcttttgtttaatAAGATTAGTCTTTGCATAAATCCTCAACGTAACACCGATACAACATACGCACAAGTTCAGAATTTctgaattctgtggttatttgcaagtgcagaAAAGTCCAGTGCAGCTTGAGGCACTTTGAGCAGAATATCCTTAAGTTTCAGCCAAAATAATAGTGTAATGCAAATGTTAAAGCAATGTTAAGGacaataaaatagtgtttgcatgaaccactataaatTCATTCTTTTATGACACAAACAGCCCCCACcaattttaaaatatccattatttctaacaaaataaaactgaccagGTATGCTGGCGGAGCTGGAGCCCGACCGGATGCTGGAGGTAGAAAGAGAGGACCAATCGTAGGCAGCCTCCGTCCTCTTCATGGCCTCCTGGTAGTTCACGTATAGCTGCTTGCCGTACTATATGGAAACAATGGCAACATGAAAGACCCAAAGacataaacaaataactttCTTTGCTGATTTACTTGTCTAATATTTTGTCTTGAGGGGCATCTTTTGGCTTCGGCCCACCTTAGCG
Coding sequences within:
- the cpb2 gene encoding carboxypeptidase B2, with amino-acid sequence MTTLFILFAFMNLELFLKTGHCAETRDQVLSITPNTQEEVEVLKNVSTQYETNLWQPVSSDHIEAETPVHLYVPANSSEAVMDLLQKHGMTHEVLLANADELIEMQMRNDSTDPRSGSTFYQKYHPLEVIYSWINRTTHDYSSTVKAILVGSSYEKRPLYALKLSLNNRPNKKAMWIDCGIHAREWISPAFCLSFVHHALSFYNQNREITDILDSMDIYVLPVLNPDGYKHTWTKLQNRLWRKNRSLRRGTNCVGVDLNRNFDASWGTQGASHDPCSEIFCGSFPESEPETQAVADFLRSHKDSIQLYITIHSYSQKLLFPFSYITDEPENLSDLLEMAKGAADNIRKYYLNHYAYGSGGKALYLAPGGSDDWAYNLGIKYSFTFELQDRGRYGFLLPESQIDRACKEALTGVKTIALNVIEKTRAVMSPAAGAD
- the alg11 gene encoding GDP-Man:Man(3)GlcNAc(2)-PP-Dol alpha-1,2-mannosyltransferase, which gives rise to MSAHDQLVLCLCEITRLLWKLLLPLVFLCVLLVAVLVLLVLAVRFWLQSSRNARRAREGRPTVAFFHPYCNAGGGGERVLWCAIRTLQNRYADINFVVYTGDLGVTGQQILDGARRRFNIVLPRPVQFVFLRHRVLVEASLFPHFTLLGQSVGSIFLGWEALTEFVPDLYIDSMGYAFTLPLFRYLGGCSVGSYVHYPTISTDMLSVVRERNPRFNNQDFITNSLFLSAFKLVYYCLFALLYGMAGSCSDIIMVNSSWTLEHILSLWRSPNRTSVVYPPCDVGAFLDIPLEEDGDRKCHSIVSVGQFRPEKDHRLQIRAFKKALGRRQGLRLVLIGGCRNQEDEDRVLMLRGLCQELGVADKVEFKLNVSFEELKREMSEATIGLHTMWNEHFGIGVVECMAAGKVILAHKSGGPKLDIVVPFEGGQTGFLADNEDGYADAIDQILALPPTDRSQIRRNARQSAARFSDQEFEACFLAAMEPLMGTLER